The Nonlabens spongiae genome contains a region encoding:
- the accB gene encoding acetyl-CoA carboxylase biotin carboxyl carrier protein, protein MELKEIQNLIRFVAKSGASEVKLEMDDVKITIKTGGDEVTYVTQAAPMQAAPAPAPAPAPAPAPAAQAAPSAPVASSDNDKYVTVKSPIIGTFYRKPAPEKPMFVEVGDSVKEGDPLCIIEAMKLFNEIESEVSGTIVKVLVDDATPVEFDQPLFLVDPS, encoded by the coding sequence ATGGAACTAAAAGAAATTCAAAACCTCATTAGATTTGTCGCAAAATCTGGCGCAAGTGAGGTTAAATTAGAAATGGATGATGTAAAGATCACCATTAAAACGGGTGGTGATGAAGTCACTTATGTAACCCAGGCAGCGCCTATGCAAGCCGCTCCTGCTCCAGCACCGGCACCAGCTCCTGCTCCAGCACCGGCAGCTCAAGCTGCTCCATCAGCCCCAGTCGCTAGTAGTGATAACGATAAGTATGTAACTGTAAAGTCTCCTATAATAGGAACATTTTATAGAAAACCAGCTCCCGAGAAACCTATGTTTGTTGAAGTGGGTGATTCTGTAAAAGAAGGTGATCCACTTTGTATCATTGAGGCAATGAAGCTATTTAATGAGATTGAAAGTGAGGTTTCTGGTACGATCGTTAAAGTATTGGTAGATGATGCAACACCAGTAGAGTTTGATCAGCCACTTTTCTTGGTGGATCCATCTTAA